From Fibrobacter sp., the proteins below share one genomic window:
- the truA gene encoding tRNA pseudouridine(38-40) synthase TruA: MRYRFRCEYLGSAFYGWQAQNEGGKTKFVTVQSALEEAFSIALRTPIRITGSGRTDTGVHARGQCVHFDYDGEIDTFKTVNSINGLTKRLIRIRDLERCADDFHSRFDATCRYYQYTIFTRPVALQRDFGWECGSLHLDLDAMEKEAESFLGHHDFIDFCIPRNDGKPTDCILTEFRLERLNDWSCMFHIKGNRFLHRQVRAMVGTLFDVGRGKLPMGTVNQIFEKNFKGERTWAPPQGLVLQNVEYKDY; this comes from the coding sequence ATGCGCTATAGGTTCCGCTGCGAATATCTTGGCAGCGCCTTCTACGGCTGGCAGGCCCAGAACGAGGGCGGCAAGACGAAGTTTGTGACGGTCCAGTCCGCTTTGGAAGAGGCTTTTTCCATTGCGCTTCGCACGCCAATCCGCATTACTGGATCCGGTAGAACGGATACTGGTGTTCATGCCCGCGGCCAGTGCGTACACTTTGACTACGACGGCGAAATTGACACCTTCAAGACGGTGAATTCCATTAACGGCCTTACAAAGCGTTTGATCCGCATTCGCGATCTTGAACGTTGCGCCGACGATTTCCATTCCCGATTCGATGCGACTTGCCGCTACTACCAGTACACCATCTTTACCAGGCCGGTGGCTCTGCAACGTGACTTTGGTTGGGAATGTGGATCCCTGCATCTGGATCTCGATGCCATGGAAAAGGAAGCGGAATCCTTCCTTGGTCATCATGACTTTATCGACTTCTGCATTCCTCGAAACGACGGCAAGCCCACGGATTGCATCCTGACAGAATTCCGTCTGGAACGTTTGAACGATTGGAGCTGCATGTTCCATATCAAGGGAAATCGCTTTCTGCACCGTCAGGTCCGAGCCATGGTGGGAACCTTGTTTGACGTGGGCCGTGGTAAATTGCCTATGGGTACCGTGAACCAAATTTTTGAAAAGAACTTCAAGGGCGAACGAACCTGGGCTCCTCCCCAGGGACTGGTCCTTCAGAACGTTGAATATAAGGATTATTAA
- a CDS encoding divergent polysaccharide deacetylase family protein — protein MKKSKHIIAIIIVLVIIIGTAAVLLPRLADSEWAKKLVAEEETPVENVVEEAAVDTVPFKEKLQQELQIVQSTYVKRKKKDVWTLGRGQSIITYLLQTQRFVKKKGGKILFMEELHNNNVLQSANVEILQPDNDTLRVEFQVSESVFRDDASVLAVAFQVTSLSPELIAELNKLDYPYSLLIPPFGMPSEFYPNLDKVKNAELELWLTMESTKLNKVHNKLRPLRIHHTEEQIQTVIDEAKVLIPRAKGAVSRYGEQAVEHEQLLQAILSPVQKNNLWFIDATMNSRSKVPQACKTLNLKCESSSYYNPENSALADYIKQRLRDARKRGLSTMFIPLNMENLNKVKDLSEKAKNQGTSLVYLSKFMEY, from the coding sequence ATGAAGAAATCAAAACACATAATTGCCATTATCATTGTATTGGTTATTATTATCGGGACAGCCGCAGTGCTCCTCCCTCGATTGGCCGATTCTGAATGGGCCAAAAAACTTGTTGCAGAAGAAGAAACTCCTGTAGAAAATGTCGTTGAGGAAGCTGCCGTAGACACAGTTCCCTTCAAGGAAAAACTTCAGCAGGAACTCCAGATTGTCCAATCCACTTACGTCAAAAGAAAAAAGAAGGACGTTTGGACTCTTGGCCGCGGTCAATCCATTATAACTTACTTGCTGCAAACCCAGCGTTTCGTAAAAAAGAAGGGCGGCAAGATTTTATTCATGGAAGAGTTGCACAACAACAATGTTTTGCAATCCGCCAATGTTGAAATTCTCCAGCCGGACAACGACACCTTGCGTGTAGAATTCCAGGTTTCCGAAAGCGTTTTCAGGGACGACGCCTCCGTCCTGGCTGTAGCTTTCCAGGTTACGAGCTTGAGCCCCGAACTGATTGCAGAATTAAACAAGTTGGATTATCCCTACAGTCTGCTTATTCCCCCATTCGGTATGCCCTCTGAATTCTATCCGAATCTGGACAAAGTAAAAAACGCCGAACTCGAATTGTGGCTCACCATGGAATCCACCAAGCTGAACAAGGTTCACAACAAGTTAAGACCTCTTCGCATTCACCACACCGAAGAGCAGATTCAGACTGTGATTGACGAAGCTAAGGTTCTGATTCCAAGAGCCAAGGGTGCCGTTTCCCGTTACGGAGAACAAGCCGTGGAGCACGAACAACTTCTCCAGGCGATCCTCTCCCCCGTCCAGAAGAACAACCTCTGGTTCATCGACGCAACCATGAACAGCAGATCCAAGGTTCCTCAGGCTTGTAAGACTTTGAATCTGAAGTGTGAATCTTCTTCCTACTACAATCCCGAAAACAGCGCCTTGGCCGACTACATCAAACAGCGTCTTCGCGACGCCCGTAAGCGTGGTCTCTCCACCATGTTCATTCCCTTGAACATGGAAAACCTTAATAAAGTAAAGGACCTTTCTGAAAAGGCGAAAAATCAGGGAACTAGCTTAGTATATTTATCTAAATTTATGGAATATTGA
- the miaA gene encoding tRNA (adenosine(37)-N6)-dimethylallyltransferase MiaA: protein MPILFALVGATGIGKSNLSMELADHYGAEIIGVDSRQIYKGFSIGTAQPSLDCIQRVRHHLVDFLEPTESFSAGEFCRQTKNLVTKNPEKNFILVGGTGLYLQSLMLGLPNIPEIPDNIRKDLEQTIAERGADCLYREACAVDPEAMSKVEPNNVQRICRIFEVFRATGRKLSDLQKEREGGIGALPVFWLQRNRDNLYKRIDARVDQMIKDGWIDECLQLAKTVPLDAPAWQSLGYRELLQAKSQSDVDNTIEDVKKKTRNYAKRQLTWFRWQIESVSVDLEAKKRPFDQVVAGLTR, encoded by the coding sequence ATGCCTATCTTATTTGCATTGGTTGGTGCTACAGGAATTGGTAAATCCAATTTGTCCATGGAACTTGCAGACCATTATGGTGCTGAAATTATTGGCGTAGATTCTCGACAGATCTACAAAGGCTTTTCTATCGGCACGGCTCAACCAAGCCTAGATTGCATTCAGCGAGTGAGGCACCATCTTGTGGATTTCCTTGAACCGACGGAATCTTTTTCGGCAGGGGAGTTTTGCAGACAAACTAAAAATCTCGTGACCAAGAATCCGGAAAAGAATTTCATTCTTGTTGGTGGTACCGGACTTTACCTCCAGTCTTTGATGTTGGGGTTGCCCAACATTCCGGAAATTCCAGACAACATTCGTAAGGATTTGGAACAAACTATTGCTGAACGTGGTGCAGATTGCTTGTACAGGGAAGCATGCGCTGTGGATCCTGAAGCGATGTCGAAGGTTGAACCGAATAACGTACAACGTATTTGTCGAATTTTTGAAGTGTTCCGTGCTACGGGCCGCAAGCTTTCGGACTTGCAAAAAGAACGTGAAGGCGGCATCGGTGCTTTGCCTGTATTCTGGCTTCAACGCAATCGTGATAATTTGTACAAAAGAATCGATGCCCGCGTAGACCAGATGATTAAAGATGGCTGGATTGATGAATGTCTGCAGCTGGCGAAGACTGTTCCGCTGGATGCTCCCGCATGGCAGAGCCTTGGTTATAGGGAATTATTGCAGGCAAAAAGCCAATCGGATGTTGATAATACCATAGAAGACGTCAAAAAGAAGACCAGAAATTACGCAAAACGCCAGTTGACATGGTTCAGATGGCAGATTGAGTCCGTTTCAGTGGATCTTGAAGCAAAAAAACGTCCTTTTGA
- a CDS encoding pyridoxine 5'-phosphate synthase: MTVKLGFNVDHIATLREARKVCEPDPVAAAVIAELAGCNSISVHLREDKRHIQDRDVKLLRGTVTTKMNLEMAPSQEMVQIAINNQPDTVTLVPEIHTELATEDGLNVAAKAADLVKPVITLKSNDISVGVFIDPETEQVKAAKKIGADFVEFNTNKYATSCTLGSKEEIEREISALQDMTVLARKYGLRVKAGRGLNYRNVGAIAAIEGIEELVVGHSIICRAVMMGMDRAIKDMVDAIRNAD; the protein is encoded by the coding sequence ATGACCGTAAAACTGGGTTTTAACGTAGACCATATCGCCACCCTCCGTGAAGCACGCAAAGTTTGCGAACCGGATCCCGTGGCAGCAGCAGTCATTGCAGAACTGGCCGGTTGCAACAGCATTTCCGTTCACCTGCGCGAAGACAAACGTCATATCCAGGACCGCGATGTCAAATTGCTCCGCGGTACTGTGACCACCAAGATGAATCTTGAAATGGCTCCTTCTCAGGAAATGGTTCAGATTGCCATCAACAACCAGCCGGACACCGTCACCTTGGTTCCGGAAATCCATACCGAGCTCGCCACCGAAGACGGCTTGAACGTTGCAGCAAAGGCTGCTGATCTTGTAAAGCCGGTCATCACCCTCAAGAGCAACGATATTTCCGTAGGCGTGTTTATCGATCCCGAAACCGAACAAGTCAAGGCTGCAAAGAAGATTGGCGCAGACTTCGTGGAATTCAACACCAACAAGTACGCCACATCCTGCACCCTCGGCAGCAAGGAAGAAATCGAACGTGAAATTTCCGCATTGCAGGACATGACCGTTCTCGCCCGTAAGTACGGTCTTCGCGTCAAGGCTGGCCGCGGCCTGAACTACAGGAACGTTGGTGCAATCGCTGCCATCGAAGGCATTGAAGAACTGGTCGTAGGCCACAGCATCATCTGCCGCGCCGTAATGATGGGCATGGACCGCGCCATCAAGGACATGGTGGACGCCATCCGTAACGCCGACTAA
- a CDS encoding GGDEF domain-containing protein, which translates to MTMFSFLLWLLAFVAGVAVSFFVPEATISLSGKFIFVGAWGAVLGFVLFTLCKKKIENTEVEFNEALNELKASKMEITSSIPTMAEPDVPVEEPPLPKGAMSAKEALAHATEDAVKVGFPMDAWKAYSKCILKNRPFPEALKTIEKLLPLLFPNASGVLYMYAGTQTDLHKIIAFGNQVISDDVIRPSECASFNAGDIVVSDYSNPNLKGGCTHLHHHPQGISFCAPVEGIDEHFGIFSIQTDVLPDNESQEDWLAKVSVFATTFGLYIANQNLNIRYEQHSIRDSLTGLFNRRYAEESLTREVFAATRHKTPIGLIMIYPDAAQEIQQNRGRHAVEQLLWELGQRLPGYIRNEDIPCRYDGDVFCVILPGADLQITRQRAEKIRNEISQLQIAYGDGILSTTLSMGVSVMPVHAADGLSLFYTAEASMNYAIQAGANRVILADVLANM; encoded by the coding sequence ATGACAATGTTTTCTTTTCTTCTGTGGCTTCTTGCCTTTGTTGCTGGAGTAGCGGTATCCTTCTTTGTTCCCGAGGCTACCATTTCCCTGAGTGGCAAGTTTATTTTTGTCGGTGCCTGGGGTGCAGTCCTTGGTTTTGTCCTGTTCACTCTTTGCAAAAAGAAGATTGAGAATACGGAAGTTGAATTTAACGAAGCCTTGAACGAACTAAAGGCTTCCAAGATGGAAATCACCTCCAGCATTCCTACCATGGCTGAGCCGGATGTCCCTGTTGAAGAACCTCCTCTGCCGAAGGGTGCCATGTCCGCCAAGGAAGCTTTGGCCCATGCAACCGAAGATGCTGTCAAGGTGGGATTCCCCATGGATGCCTGGAAGGCCTACTCCAAGTGCATTCTCAAGAATCGTCCTTTCCCGGAAGCTCTCAAGACTATCGAAAAGTTGCTTCCTCTGCTGTTTCCCAATGCTTCTGGCGTTCTTTATATGTATGCAGGAACCCAGACGGACCTTCACAAGATCATTGCCTTTGGCAACCAGGTCATTAGCGATGATGTGATTCGTCCCAGTGAATGCGCCAGCTTCAATGCCGGGGATATTGTTGTGTCTGATTACTCCAACCCCAACCTCAAGGGCGGCTGTACTCACTTGCATCATCACCCTCAGGGCATTTCTTTCTGCGCCCCTGTTGAAGGCATTGATGAACACTTTGGTATTTTCTCTATTCAGACCGATGTATTGCCGGATAACGAATCTCAGGAAGATTGGCTTGCCAAGGTTAGCGTGTTTGCAACGACCTTTGGTTTGTACATTGCAAACCAGAACTTGAATATCCGTTACGAACAACATAGCATTCGTGATTCCTTGACGGGCTTGTTCAATCGACGCTATGCAGAAGAATCCTTGACCCGCGAAGTCTTTGCTGCAACACGCCACAAGACTCCTATCGGTCTCATCATGATTTATCCGGATGCCGCTCAGGAAATTCAGCAGAACCGCGGCCGCCATGCTGTGGAACAGCTCCTCTGGGAATTGGGTCAGCGCCTTCCGGGCTATATCCGCAACGAAGATATTCCATGTCGTTACGATGGGGATGTGTTCTGCGTGATTCTGCCGGGTGCAGACTTGCAGATTACCCGCCAGCGTGCTGAAAAGATCCGCAACGAAATTTCTCAGCTCCAGATCGCCTATGGCGATGGAATCCTGTCTACGACTTTGAGCATGGGTGTTTCCGTAATGCCGGTTCATGCGGCCGATGGCCTGTCCCTCTTCTACACTGCCGAAGCTTCCATGAATTACGCAATCCAGGCTGGCGCAAACCGTGTGATTCTTGCCGACGTCCTGGCAAACATGTAG